From Fusarium fujikuroi IMI 58289 draft genome, chromosome FFUJ_chr07, a single genomic window includes:
- a CDS encoding related to calmodulin-binding protein kinase yields MEEDTTRASQEIPAAYLHLVDTRSEHQSQQLFPVWEREIFKIGRDPRANTLAVDNDLDVSVSRNHCEVYVVVYEPTINHVYVRDRKSSNGTFVNGQLIGSGPDISPGYLLQSGDLFANKYHVSSHCLGQGAEAVVCLASDVQTKKQLVCKLINLDKIQGKNSQEDIRRKFQEADILRQLRHPNILPYVDAISSPHSLYTFTELASGGDLMSFILRHGTVKELDSRIIIRQVVCGLGYLHEKDIVHRDLKPENILLAYSPKIAYHRVMLSDFGNSAVPRRSRMITNAGTPGYQAPEFAAGGQAHTAAVDIWSLGVVALLLLASDNHDGELNKMEQGDIIEYLTRLFNGMQTKPSLEGIEFVWNCLKVDPLQRINAYGAKTHAWLCPPKKNRELFKRMDSRTLASWKPQDKLKPMPWVLPDLAPSNPPTPTRSPGSSISQYFTTTPTRFETTTTKSKDRVLEIAAESGPETATSKTISSFSVPPRPCGTLRESTTNLKKPQPPWQGFRSPNSSANTELPSKRRRVPRARTHDTVNVSLPGLERHLRSPNNPNPRYRQNVLSALERTKSKFLTDSISPVSRTPLDALAGNAFVPPPSPKKRKSKRDVRLKESGVANMRHPPQLAFR; encoded by the exons ATGGAAGAGGATACGACTCGTGCGTCGCAAGAAATTCCAGCTGCATATCTTCATCTAGTAGACACCAGAAGCGAACACCAATCTCAGC AGCTGTTTCCAGTGTGGGAACGAGAAATCTTCAAGATCGGGCGAGACCCTCGTGCAAA CACGCTGGCTGTCGACAATGACCTCGACGTCTCAGTTTCTCGAAACCACTGTGAAGTGTATGTTGTGGTGTATGAGCCAACTATCAACCATGTCTACGTGCGGGACCGAAAGTCTTCAAACGGCACCTTTGTCAATGGCCAACTCATTGGTTCTGGTCCGGATATAAGCCCCGGCTACCTACTACAGAGCGGCGAT TTGTTTGCAAACAAGTACCACGTCAGTAGCCATTGCCTGGGGCAAGGAGCGGAAGCAGTCGTCTGCCTGGCAAGCGATGTCCAGACGAAGAAGCAGTTAGTTTGCAAGTTGATTAATCTCGACAAGATCCAAGGGAAGAATTCTCAAGAGGATATCCGTCGCAAGTTTCAGGAAGCCGACATCTTGCGCCAGCTGAGACAT CCTAACATCCTTCCTTACGTGGATGCTATCTCATCACCACACTCACT CTATACTTTTACAGAACTTGCATCTGGTGGTGATCTCATGTCATTCATTCTACGCCATGGCACAGTCAAGGAACTCGACTCACGGATCATTATACGTCAAGTTGTCTGTGGTCTTGGCTATCTCCACGAGAAAGACATTGTTCACCGTGATCTAAAACCAGAGAATATTCTCTTGGCATACTCACCTAAGATTGCGTATCATCGAGTCATGCTTTCAGACTTTGGCAATTCTGCCGTTCCTCGACGCAGCAGAATGATCACAAACGCTGGAACACCAGGATACCAAGCACC GGAGTTCGCTGCGGGTGGGCAAGCTCACACTGCGGCTGTCGATATCTGGTCCTTAGGTGTTGTTGCATTACTCCTCCTCGCATCTGATAACCACGACGGAGAGCTCAACAAGATGGAGCAAGGAGACATAATCGAATATCTCACCAGGTTATTCAATGGAATGCAGACAAAACCCTCTCTCGAAGGGATTGAGTTCGTCTGGAACTGTCTGAAAGTCGACCCATTACAGAGAATCAATGCTTATGGTGCGAAGACGCATGCATGGCTTTGTCCTCCGAAGAAGAATCGGGAACTGTTCAAACGAATGGATTCTCGAACACTGGCTTCTTGGAAACCTCAAGATAAGCTCAAACCGATGCCTTGGGTGTTACCTGATCTTGCACCGAGCAATCCACCCACACCTACAAGAAGCCCAGGCTCATCAATCAGCCAATACTTCACTACGACACCTACGCGCTTTGAAACTACAACCACAAAGTCTAAAGACCGCGTTCTAGAGATAGCCGCAGAATCTGGCCCAGAAACTGCCACTAGTAAGACTATCTCGTCTTTCTCGGTGCCACCGCGTCCATGCGGCACTCTACGAGAGTCTACCACAAATCTCAAGaagcctcaacctccttggCAAGGGTTTCGTAGCCCTAACAGTTCAGCGAACACTGAACTCCCATCAAAGCGCAGGAGAGTCCCAAGAGCCAGGACTCATGATACTGTGAATGTTTCCTTACCTGGGCTAGAGAGGCATTTAAGATCACCTAACAATCCCAATCCTCGTTATAGGCAAAATGTTCTTTCGGCTCTCGAGAGGACCAAGTCAAAGTTCCTCACAGACAGCATCTCTCCTGTTTCGAGAACTCCTCTAGATGCTCTCGCTGGCAATGCATTTGTTCCACCACCAAGCCCTAAGAAACGGAAGAGCAAGCGTGATGTGAGGCTAAAGGAATCGGGCGTAGCCAATATGAGGCATCCACCTCAGCTCGCATTCCGCTGA
- a CDS encoding related to delta3-cis-delta2-trans-enoyl-CoA isomerase encodes MAEESTLQLEYRGRVAVLTICNERKLNAFNSAQYYDLAQKMREIATHDEVFTTVILAKGRYFSAGADVGVSREIAGDGKAVHKQVLQGFVAQNLNITHAFATHPKVLVVGLNGPVVGLTAALIAFADFIYCAPSTFLLTPFSSIGLVAEGGASRALALRLGPARANEALLMSRRIGSQDLERCGFVNAIFDEGDDVKFRARVLQEVDERLGDHLIGDSLIGIKKLVRKPELDILHTQNVHEVFAGLERFMTGVPQEEFAKLASGAKRHKL; translated from the exons ATGGCAGAAGAGTCTACCCTGCAACTCGAATATCGTGGCCGTGTAGCCGTTTTGACCATTTGTAATGAACGAAAACTCAACGCCTTCAACTCAGCACAATACTATGATCTCGCTCAGAAGATGCGAGAGATTGCTACCCATGACGAGGTTTTCACTACGGTGATTCTGGCAAAGGGTCGATACTTTTCAGC AGGAGCTGACGTGGGAGTCTCTCGAGAGATAGCCGGAGACGGGAAGGCAGTCCATAAGCAAGTCTTGCAGGGCTTTGTCGCTCAaaacctcaacatcacccATGCATTTGCAACTCATCCCAAGGTTCTCGTCGTTGGCCTCAATGGCCCTGTTGTAGGCCTTACAGCTGCGCTCATTGCATTTGCTGACTTTATCTACTGCGCGCCGTCGACCTTTCTCCTCACACCTTTCTCTTCTATTGGCCTTGTTGCTGAGGGTGGTGCATCGCGAGCACTCGCACTGCGTCTCGGACCTGCACGAGCGAACGAAGCATTGCTCATGAGTCGCCGCATTGGATCTCAGGATCTTGAGCGCTGTGGATTTGTCAATGCCATCTTTGACGAGGGCGATGATGTCAAGTTCAGGGCTAGAGTGTTGCAAGAGGTTGACGAGAGGCTGGGAGACCATCTTATCGGGGATAGCTTGATCGGAATTAAGAAGCTGGTCAGGAAGCCTGAGCTGGATATTCTGCATACACAGAATGTCCATGAGGTTTTTGCTGGGCTGGAGAGATTCATGACGGGTGTACCCCAGGAGGAGTTTGCAAAGCTTGCGAGCGGTGCGAAGCGACACAAGCTGTGA
- a CDS encoding related to DNA-directed RNA polymerase A (I) chain produces the protein MGSEKRKRSGESTNPKKKVVIDAPPLSATVSSVLRPKFCPPVIATAVGFQVPTNIPFHSYAPKNGAKSKSKQPESAAEKDFLLHSNAHRSMDYTVKSDEPRGKKPALNHFVGIYDPKTGKLEVVEAKKMTMRASVRARQGAAVTSGQRDNTQTMLQLKTDLGQTFGTKKAKKAIQENVLNAIAPQKNAGEEPAKIDAAARAMLNSVGEVTSTMSSREELQAVVDAAKPVPIANMEATEIQDVYDPKKIIGADILKLVPVREWQEKVQHKESIQVLSRFVAARVNRVAGNEEAVDRLRVLRYFYFVLLFYLHSKPGKARGTRTIAPREKLREFLAPAPEAVIESIRRKFSDRGEMRKFHVDLLITHCCVFASIIDNFEVDTQNLRDDLKIDQKTMNAYFQEIGGRMKHVINKDTKQQVSVARLTLPLSFPKQRQFAPKRR, from the exons ATGGGGAGTGAAAAGCGCAAGAGAAGCGGAGAGTCGACGaatccaaagaagaaggtcgtTATTGATGCGCCTCCCTTATCAGCGACCGTCTCTTCCGTCCTCAGACCCAAGTTCTGCCCTCCTGTGATAG CGACGGCTGTTGGGTTCCAAGTACCAACGAACATTCCCTTTCACTCATATGCGCCCAAGAATGGCGCCAAGTCAAAAAGCAAGCAGCCTGAATCGGCTGCCGAAAAGGATTTCCTGCTGCACTCGAATGCGCATCGATCTATGGATTATACGGTGAAATCGGACGAGCCAAGAGGGAAAAAGCCAGCTTTGAATCACTTCGTCGGAATCTACGACCCCAAGACAGGAAAACTCGAGGTGGTcgaggcgaagaagatgacaatGCGGGCTTCAGTACGAGCAAGGCAGGGCGCCGCTGTCACTTCTGGTCAGCGCGATAATACCCAG ACAATGCTACAGCTCAAGACAGACCTCGGCCAGACATTTGGtaccaagaaggccaagaaggccattcAAGAGAACGTTTTGAACGCTATCGCACCGCAAAAGAATGCCGGGGAAGAGCCTGCCAAGATTGATGCAGCAGCACGTGCTATGCTCAACTCTGTCGGAGAAGTCACGTCGACCATGTCATCGAGAGAGGAGTTACAAGCGGTTGTGGATGCCGCCAAGCCTGTGCCCATTGCCAACATGGAAGCGACCGAGATCCAAGACGTTTACGatcccaagaagatcatcggAGCCGATATCCTCAAGCTGGTTCCCGTTCGAGAATGGCAAGAGAAGGTACAACACAAGGAGAGCATTCAGGTATTGTCACGCTTTGTTGCCGCTCGGGTGAACCGCGTGGCAGGCAACGAGGAGGCCGTGGATCGACTACGTGTACTGCGTTACTTCTACTTCGTGCTTCTTTTCTACCTCCACAGCAAGCCTGGCAAGGCCCGTGGCACCCGAACTATCGCACCACGAGAGAAACTTAGAGAGTTCCTTGCTCCTGCGCCCGAGGCCGTGATTGAGAGTATTCGCCGCAAATTCTCTGACCGTGGCGAAATGCGCAAGTTCCACGTGGATCTGTTGATAACACATTGCTGTGTTTTCGCAAGCATCATCGACAACTTTGAGGTTGACACACAGAACCTACGTGACGATCTGAAGATCGACCAGAAGACCATGAATGCCTACTTCCAGGAGATTGGTGGTCGTATGAAGCATGTTATAAACAAGGATACGAAACAACAGGTTAGCGTGGCCCGTCTAACGCTGCCATTGAGCTTCCCCAAGCAGAGGCAATTTGCCCCGAAACGCCGATAG